In Streptomyces camelliae, the sequence CATGGCGTACTGCGGACGGAGCTGGGCCTCGGCACCTTCGAGGCCCAACTGGCGCACACCGAGGGACCCCCCGCACCCGGCACCACCCTCTTCGACACCCAGACCGGCTTCGCCGTACGCCGCTGGTGCCCGCCCCTGCTCGGCCTGGAACCCCACTGCCCGCCCGCCCGCTATCTGGCCCGCCGCCGGGAACTGGGCGTCCTGGAGACGGGCCGCAGGCTCCTGCGGGGCAGCGGTATCACCACCTACCTCGTCGACACCGGCCTGCCCGGCGACCTCACCGGCCCCGCCGAACTGGCCTCCGCCGGCTTCGCCGAGGCCCATGAGATCGTTCGGCTGGAGCTGCTCGCGGAACAGGTCGCCGACACCTCCGGCACCGTCGAGTCCTTCCTCGCCAACCTCGCCGAGTCCGTGCACGCCGCCGCCGCGCACGCCGTCGCCTTCACCTCCGTCGCCGGGCTCCGGCACGGCCTCGCCCTCGCCCCCGAGCCACCGGGACCGGGGGAGGTACGGGGCGCGGCGGGCCGCTGGCTGGCCGGGCGCCCGGTGGGCGGCGCGCTCTTCGACCCCGTGCTGCTACGGCACCTGCTGTGGATCGCCGTCGCCTCCGGGCTCCCCCTCCAGCTGCACGCGGGGCTCGGCGAGCCCGGCTCCCGCATCGACCGCACGGATCCGGTGCTGCTCACCGACTTCGTCCGGGCCACCGCCGGCCTCGGCACCGATCTGGTCCTGCTGCACGGCTATCCGTACCACCGCCACGCCGCCCACCTGGCCGGTGTCTTCGCGCACGTCTACACCGACTCCGGCGCCG encodes:
- a CDS encoding amidohydrolase family protein encodes the protein MIETPSLVDQYCHGVLRTELGLGTFEAQLAHTEGPPAPGTTLFDTQTGFAVRRWCPPLLGLEPHCPPARYLARRRELGVLETGRRLLRGSGITTYLVDTGLPGDLTGPAELASAGFAEAHEIVRLELLAEQVADTSGTVESFLANLAESVHAAAAHAVAFTSVAGLRHGLALAPEPPGPGEVRGAAGRWLAGRPVGGALFDPVLLRHLLWIAVASGLPLQLHAGLGEPGSRIDRTDPVLLTDFVRATAGLGTDLVLLHGYPYHRHAAHLAGVFAHVYTDSGAALVRTGARAATVLAEILELAPFGKILFSTGAQGLPELHVVGARLFREALGRVLGGWVADGAWSLEDAQRVARLVAADNARRVYGLR